One segment of Candidatus Eisenbacteria bacterium DNA contains the following:
- the mtgA gene encoding monofunctional biosynthetic peptidoglycan transglycosylase, translating to MKSGSFWRQKPLWWAYRIAMGLAVLLVVMPSLYLGIHRWIPIPMTSFMIQDRLHARFAGEQDYIFRYEWTPWHQISPHAGIAVVAAEDQKFPWHSGFDVEAIEEAWEDHQKGGRLRGASTISQQVAKNLFLWPGRNFVRKGFEATFTILIEFFWPKKRILEVYLNTAEMGRGVFGVGAAARLYFNKSPGNLTAHESALLAAVLPNPIRLRADRPSAYVNRRAEWIQKQMRQLGGAYYLSGI from the coding sequence ATGAAATCCGGTTCATTCTGGAGACAGAAACCTCTCTGGTGGGCTTATCGGATCGCCATGGGTTTGGCGGTCTTGCTTGTCGTCATGCCGAGTCTCTATCTCGGCATTCATCGATGGATACCCATACCCATGACCTCTTTCATGATCCAGGATCGTCTCCATGCCAGATTCGCCGGAGAGCAGGATTATATATTTCGTTATGAATGGACCCCGTGGCATCAGATCTCCCCACATGCAGGTATCGCCGTTGTGGCGGCGGAAGACCAAAAGTTTCCATGGCATTCCGGCTTCGATGTCGAGGCGATCGAAGAGGCCTGGGAAGATCATCAGAAGGGCGGGCGCCTGCGCGGGGCGAGCACGATTTCGCAGCAGGTCGCCAAAAATCTCTTTCTATGGCCAGGGCGCAACTTTGTTCGCAAGGGTTTTGAAGCCACCTTCACTATCCTGATCGAATTCTTCTGGCCAAAGAAACGCATCCTTGAGGTTTATCTCAATACGGCGGAAATGGGCCGCGGCGTCTTCGGTGTCGGGGCGGCCGCCCGGCTTTACTTCAACAAATCACCCGGAAATCTCACAGCGCATGAATCCGCCCTGCTCGCCGCCGTCCTGCCGAATCCCATCCGTCTTCGCGCTGATAGACCCTCGGCCTACGTCAACCGGCGCGCGGAATGGATTCAAAAGCAGATGCGGCAACTCGGTGGGGCCTATTACCTCAGCGGGATTTGA
- a CDS encoding cation diffusion facilitator family transporter: MTPLHKHKHGHSHGHRPAPSQAGDYHRTFIIGICLNAGFVFIEALSGIISGSLALLADAGHNLSDVLGLILAWGATRLATRAPTPYHTYGFRRSTIFAALLNAIILLFAIGGIAWESMRRLNNPPPVAGGTIMIVAAAGIVINGLTAWLFWSGRRHDLNIRGAFLHMAADTLVSAGVVLAGLAITLTHLLWIDPLISFIIVVVIFAGTWGLLKESVLMAMDAVPKGIDPVAVRAYLTDLPGVTAVHDLHIWATSTTQTALTVHLVKPDPTDDDAVLTHICIALKNDFGISHPTIQWERNDCAAPCAPRSS; this comes from the coding sequence ATGACTCCATTACATAAACATAAGCATGGTCACAGCCATGGACACCGACCGGCACCGTCCCAGGCCGGTGACTATCACCGCACCTTTATCATTGGGATCTGTCTCAATGCCGGTTTCGTATTCATTGAGGCCTTGTCTGGAATTATTTCCGGGTCGCTGGCCCTGCTGGCCGACGCGGGGCACAATCTCAGCGATGTCTTGGGCCTTATCCTTGCATGGGGCGCCACCCGGCTCGCAACCCGGGCGCCAACACCTTATCATACCTATGGTTTTCGCCGTTCGACGATCTTCGCCGCCCTGCTCAACGCGATTATCCTGCTGTTCGCCATCGGCGGCATCGCCTGGGAATCGATGCGCCGGTTGAACAATCCCCCACCCGTAGCGGGCGGCACCATAATGATTGTGGCGGCGGCCGGCATTGTCATCAATGGACTGACCGCCTGGCTCTTCTGGTCGGGCCGGCGGCATGATCTCAATATCCGCGGAGCTTTCCTCCATATGGCGGCCGACACATTGGTTTCGGCCGGCGTCGTCCTCGCCGGGCTGGCCATCACACTGACACATCTGCTCTGGATCGATCCTCTCATCAGTTTCATTATTGTGGTGGTCATTTTTGCCGGAACATGGGGATTGTTAAAGGAATCGGTTCTCATGGCGATGGATGCCGTCCCAAAGGGAATCGATCCTGTCGCCGTTCGCGCTTATCTGACGGATCTCCCTGGCGTCACAGCCGTGCATGACCTTCACATTTGGGCGACAAGCACTACGCAAACAGCCCTTACCGTACATTTGGTAAAGCCCGATCCCACAGATGATGACGCGGTGCTCACTCACATTTGCATCGCTCTCAAAAATGATTTCGGTATCAGCCATCCCACAATACAGTGGGAGCGGAACGATTGCGCAGCGCCCTGCGCTCCCCGGTCTTCATGA
- a CDS encoding DUF4097 domain-containing protein, producing MLTARENLWVTLVSISLLFITGMASGQDEKVEELVFKPGQLLRLDINEGGSVLAEGWDKSVIRIAWYDNSGDVEDHNISIEEDQDGCEVVAEWVKGRHRQTSSLHFRVKVPRMCDIEFRSNGGGLELINLEGRFSGRTAGGSISIKRCKGEAHLTSGGGEIEVIDCEMDGKITTGGGPVLVENVIGDLKATSGGGNVQYRNVRDRTGHSRGPGGGSADDYDPETILILTAGGEINVDEAPEGADVTTGGGDIHIENAAKFVHAKTGGGDIEIELEGGSVTAGTGAGDIDVTITGEGDGKGKGVRLASGYGDIRLVVPKGFSMDLDLRIAFTRNSSQDFQFVTELDIETEGSRDWDTSEGSPKKYLYGTGDIRGGKIPVEIRTTNGNIYITEK from the coding sequence ATGCTTACCGCTCGCGAAAATCTTTGGGTTACTCTGGTTTCAATAAGCCTTTTGTTTATAACGGGTATGGCCTCCGGGCAGGACGAGAAGGTGGAAGAGCTGGTCTTTAAACCGGGTCAGTTGCTCAGGCTCGATATAAATGAGGGCGGATCCGTACTCGCTGAGGGCTGGGACAAATCAGTGATCCGCATTGCCTGGTACGACAATAGCGGCGATGTGGAGGATCATAACATTTCGATTGAAGAAGATCAAGATGGCTGCGAGGTAGTTGCCGAGTGGGTGAAGGGCAGGCATCGTCAAACGAGTTCGTTACATTTCAGAGTTAAAGTCCCAAGGATGTGTGATATCGAATTCCGATCGAATGGCGGCGGATTGGAGTTGATCAATCTTGAAGGACGCTTTTCCGGGAGAACTGCGGGTGGGAGCATTTCAATAAAGAGATGTAAAGGCGAGGCGCATTTGACCAGCGGCGGCGGCGAAATCGAAGTCATCGATTGCGAAATGGACGGAAAAATCACGACGGGCGGCGGCCCGGTGCTTGTCGAAAATGTTATTGGAGATCTGAAGGCCACATCCGGCGGTGGGAATGTCCAATATCGCAATGTGCGCGATCGTACCGGGCATTCACGAGGGCCCGGTGGGGGTTCGGCAGACGATTATGATCCGGAAACCATTTTGATTTTGACCGCAGGAGGAGAAATTAATGTCGATGAGGCGCCGGAAGGGGCCGATGTCACGACCGGTGGCGGTGATATTCATATAGAGAATGCGGCGAAATTCGTTCATGCCAAAACGGGCGGCGGTGATATTGAAATCGAGTTGGAAGGCGGTTCAGTGACGGCCGGTACGGGGGCAGGGGACATCGACGTCACGATTACCGGAGAGGGTGACGGAAAAGGGAAAGGTGTCAGACTGGCTTCCGGGTATGGCGATATTAGATTGGTCGTTCCAAAAGGCTTTTCCATGGACCTCGATCTCAGAATTGCCTTTACACGCAACAGCAGTCAGGATTTTCAATTCGTCACAGAACTTGATATTGAAACGGAAGGCAGTCGGGATTGGGATACATCGGAGGGCAGCCCGAAGAAGTATTTATATGGAACCGGAGACATTCGCGGGGGGAAAATTCCCGTGGAGATTCGCACAACAAACGGAAATATTTATATTACAGAGAAATAA
- a CDS encoding RNA polymerase sigma factor, with the protein MPLDDHDLVFETLKGSHAAFAILMQRYERLVYRFVYTYARNPEDALDLTQDAFIRTYEKLGSYRGEGEFRSWLLRVTHSVSANWLRSRRRQRDRQVHRVAVTLRYFERLPSREIAAVLECSEGTAKNLLFRGVDKMRRSLASQREIVR; encoded by the coding sequence TTGCCACTCGACGATCACGATCTTGTTTTTGAAACATTGAAGGGTTCGCATGCCGCATTCGCCATTCTGATGCAGCGTTACGAGAGGCTTGTCTATCGCTTCGTCTACACCTATGCCCGAAATCCGGAAGACGCGCTGGATCTGACGCAGGATGCCTTCATCCGAACCTATGAAAAACTGGGAAGTTACAGAGGCGAGGGTGAATTCCGCTCCTGGTTGCTGCGTGTGACGCACAGTGTCAGCGCCAACTGGTTGCGGAGCCGGCGGCGGCAGCGGGATCGTCAAGTTCATCGGGTTGCCGTGACATTGAGGTATTTTGAAAGACTCCCCAGCCGGGAGATCGCCGCTGTTCTGGAATGCAGCGAAGGGACCGCCAAGAACCTGCTCTTTCGCGGCGTGGACAAAATGCGCCGCAGTCTGGCTTCCCAGAGGGAGATTGTGAGATGA